One Deinococcus aestuarii DNA segment encodes these proteins:
- a CDS encoding helix-turn-helix domain-containing protein, giving the protein MTLTEQFQTLPKLLKVSEVADFTGTHERTVRRWIRDGRLGAVEHPSGLRVPRRSLWRFLGLDLGLSA; this is encoded by the coding sequence TTGACGCTCACCGAACAGTTCCAGACGCTCCCGAAGCTCCTGAAAGTCAGCGAGGTCGCCGACTTCACGGGCACCCACGAACGCACCGTCCGCCGCTGGATCAGGGACGGCCGCCTCGGCGCGGTCGAACACCCCAGCGGCCTGCGCGTGCCCCGGCGCTCGCTGTGGCGCTTCCTGGGTCTGGATCTGGGCCTGAGCGCCTGA
- a CDS encoding cytochrome P450, whose amino-acid sequence MALPEFALPLADPAFVRDPYPWLGRVREETPAFRDPRLGRVFLTRHADIAALLRDRRFGRSALHRYSRDELGWPPPDPAQASFDAFNGNHLLDSEPPKHTRLRSLVSLAFTPRRVEGLSGRIEALLARQLANLEPGGFDLVAAYAEPLPVTVIAELLGVPQEERRHLRPWSAAIVRLYEPTYTHEDQAAAERAVLEFGALLRKLSHLRRRAPRDDLITALVQAEEGGDRLTERELVDTCILLLNAGHEASVNGLSAGVLALLRRPEHWRTLAQASSHPVSLPLFRTAIEELLRFDTPLPLFERYVLEEVTLHGERLRPGEKVGLLYASGNRDPRRFGRPEELDLTRDPNPHLTFGLGIHYCLGAPLARLELSLSLRALTRTFPTLRLADPGAEPEYVGGFVIRGLRRLDVVEG is encoded by the coding sequence ATGGCCCTGCCTGAGTTCGCCCTGCCCCTGGCCGACCCGGCCTTTGTGCGGGACCCCTACCCCTGGCTGGGGCGGGTGCGGGAGGAGACGCCCGCCTTTCGCGACCCCCGGCTGGGCCGCGTCTTCCTGACCCGGCACGCCGACATCGCCGCGTTGCTGCGTGACCGCCGCTTCGGGCGCAGCGCCCTGCACCGCTACTCGCGCGACGAGCTGGGCTGGCCGCCGCCCGACCCCGCCCAGGCCAGCTTCGACGCCTTCAACGGCAACCACCTCCTCGACTCCGAGCCGCCGAAGCACACCCGGCTGCGCTCGCTCGTCAGCCTCGCCTTCACCCCCCGGCGGGTGGAGGGGCTCTCGGGTCGGATCGAGGCGCTGCTGGCCCGGCAACTGGCGAACCTGGAACCGGGCGGCTTCGATCTCGTCGCGGCTTACGCCGAGCCCCTCCCGGTGACGGTGATCGCCGAACTGCTCGGGGTGCCGCAGGAGGAGCGCCGTCACCTGCGGCCCTGGTCGGCGGCCATCGTGCGGCTGTACGAGCCGACCTACACCCATGAGGATCAGGCGGCGGCGGAGCGGGCCGTGCTGGAGTTCGGCGCCCTGCTGCGTAAGCTCTCCCACCTGCGGCGGCGGGCTCCCCGGGACGACCTGATCACCGCCCTGGTGCAGGCGGAGGAGGGGGGCGACCGCCTGACCGAGCGCGAACTCGTCGACACCTGCATCCTGCTCCTGAACGCCGGGCACGAGGCGTCGGTCAACGGCCTCTCGGCGGGCGTGCTCGCCCTGCTGCGGCGTCCTGAACACTGGCGGACGCTCGCCCAGGCATCTTCCCACCCGGTCAGCCTGCCCCTCTTCCGCACGGCTATCGAGGAACTGCTGCGTTTCGACACGCCGCTGCCCCTCTTCGAGCGGTATGTGCTGGAGGAGGTCACCCTGCACGGCGAGCGGCTCCGTCCCGGCGAGAAGGTGGGGCTGCTGTACGCGAGCGGCAACCGCGACCCGCGCCGCTTCGGGCGACCCGAGGAGCTGGACCTGACGCGTGACCCCAACCCGCACCTCACCTTCGGGCTGGGCATCCACTACTGCCTGGGGGCACCGCTGGCGCGACTCGAACTCTCCCTCAGCCTGCGCGCCCTGACCCGGACGTTTCCCACCCTGCGTCTCGCCGACCCGGGCGCCGAGCCCGAGTACGTGGGCGGCTTCGTCATCCGGGGCCTGCGGCGGCTGGACGTGGTGGAGGGGTGA